In Desulfosediminicola ganghwensis, a single window of DNA contains:
- a CDS encoding sugar-binding transcriptional regulator, whose protein sequence is MNNEHTLLTRIAWAYYNEGLTQAEIATKLGITRARVNKSLQDCRDSGFVQIIINAEEVSCAELENKLEKRYGLVKAMVVPTPVKEKHLYAAIGETAGSYVSGNLRDGQSLGLGWGKTLRAGLGGVVQRGPSETSIVSLFGGLPRSGTTNPYDIAAVFSRRLNVSKCHYIAAPMYVTSEEVRTTLMTQPMFERTFQRAVEVDMALVGAGDLTVRSTNVVLGALTESEWNSLLEADSVGEVFGYFLDKDGQPIDHPINRRFMGADLHHLKKIPTKVVASGGIHKVPIIQAVLRAGYADILVTDEVTAQAVLEN, encoded by the coding sequence GTGAACAATGAACATACCTTACTGACACGGATCGCTTGGGCCTACTATAACGAAGGGTTAACTCAGGCCGAAATCGCCACCAAGCTCGGGATAACCCGTGCACGGGTTAATAAGTCACTTCAGGATTGCCGGGATAGTGGTTTTGTCCAGATTATCATTAATGCCGAAGAGGTAAGTTGTGCAGAGCTGGAGAATAAGCTCGAGAAGCGGTATGGACTTGTTAAAGCTATGGTGGTACCGACTCCCGTCAAGGAAAAACATCTCTATGCAGCGATAGGGGAAACCGCTGGCTCCTATGTTTCAGGTAATTTGCGGGATGGGCAGAGTCTTGGGCTTGGCTGGGGGAAGACCCTGCGTGCTGGCCTGGGCGGGGTGGTGCAGCGGGGACCATCTGAAACCTCCATTGTCTCACTCTTTGGTGGTCTGCCAAGAAGCGGAACGACTAATCCCTATGATATCGCAGCGGTTTTTTCCAGGCGGCTCAATGTTTCGAAATGTCATTATATCGCCGCCCCCATGTATGTAACCTCTGAGGAGGTTCGTACCACTCTCATGACCCAGCCAATGTTTGAAAGAACCTTTCAGCGTGCAGTAGAAGTGGATATGGCGCTGGTCGGTGCAGGTGATCTTACCGTTCGTTCCACCAATGTGGTGCTCGGGGCGCTTACCGAAAGTGAATGGAATTCCCTTCTTGAAGCAGATTCTGTCGGGGAGGTGTTCGGCTATTTTCTGGACAAAGACGGTCAGCCGATTGATCATCCTATTAACCGACGGTTCATGGGAGCCGATCTACATCACTTGAAGAAAATACCGACCAAAGTGGTCGCCTCGGGTGGTATTCATAAAGTTCCAATTATTCAGGCGGTCCTGCGGGCAGGATACGCAGATATACTCGTTACTGATGAGGTAACCGCTCAAGCTGTGCTTGAGAATTGA
- a CDS encoding HAD family hydrolase — protein sequence MGSTVASSDRAVIEAVFWDIDGTLIDSEELHYEVIADWCRLRGYTLNKQDNELLLGKSMAEKWQYLAKVHEFNSNLESFCQECADIYCEALQEGMARSESIAVFNKIAELGIPQACVSNGDMQVVEANLALLGLREMVRFSISGQDVVNGKPDPEPYLVAAEKLGVSPARCLVVEDSIVGVSAAVKAGMTAVAWPEAGTSRTGYEAAQYFLCSREEFPWKLLNYELKS from the coding sequence ATGGGTAGTACAGTTGCATCATCGGACAGGGCTGTTATTGAAGCGGTGTTCTGGGATATTGACGGAACGCTGATTGACAGTGAAGAGTTGCATTATGAAGTAATAGCCGATTGGTGTCGCTTACGGGGCTATACCCTCAATAAGCAGGACAATGAACTTTTGCTTGGTAAGTCCATGGCTGAGAAATGGCAGTATCTTGCGAAAGTCCATGAGTTCAACAGTAATCTGGAATCTTTTTGCCAGGAGTGCGCCGATATCTATTGCGAGGCTCTGCAAGAGGGGATGGCGCGGTCTGAATCAATTGCTGTTTTCAATAAAATTGCCGAACTTGGTATTCCCCAGGCCTGTGTATCCAACGGCGACATGCAGGTAGTCGAGGCCAATCTCGCCCTGTTGGGGCTGAGAGAAATGGTACGTTTCAGCATATCAGGGCAGGATGTGGTAAATGGCAAGCCTGATCCGGAACCGTATCTGGTGGCGGCAGAAAAGCTTGGGGTGAGCCCGGCCAGATGTCTGGTGGTGGAAGATTCCATTGTCGGGGTTTCGGCGGCTGTTAAGGCAGGAATGACAGCGGTCGCCTGGCCAGAAGCAGGCACAAGCAGAACAGGATATGAGGCTGCACAATATTTTCTTTGTTCCCGGGAGGAGTTTCCCTGGAAGTTGTTGAACTATGAGTTGAAGAGTTAG
- a CDS encoding C4-dicarboxylate TRAP transporter substrate-binding protein, whose translation MRKSKLAALGLFVSMTLAGGSSAIADDYKLTLRLSHVFSPAEQLTISMDAVADSIREKTDGAINIQTFPQAQLPAYKEGVEQVVRGANFISVEDPSFIGDYVPDFKALYAPMLYRSFDEYVALTEGELVADMMAKAEEQGIKILALDYVYGFRNLITQKVITTPEDLNGMKIRTPGSKSYIDTLTAMGAVATPLPWGETLSAVQQGVVDGLEGSEFTNIGTKVYEGPTKNVANTRHILGTCGVYISTDVWNSIPAKYQAIIAEEFTKGATDMVELLKSQHGGVVKELESYGVKFNEVDGDAFRKALAPLYKEDQGMTPGVFEAIFSELDSMR comes from the coding sequence ATGCGTAAAAGTAAACTGGCGGCACTGGGACTTTTTGTTTCTATGACCTTGGCTGGTGGATCATCTGCCATTGCTGACGATTATAAATTAACCCTGAGATTGAGCCACGTTTTCAGCCCGGCAGAGCAGTTGACCATATCCATGGATGCTGTGGCGGATTCCATTCGGGAGAAGACCGATGGGGCGATCAATATCCAGACTTTTCCACAAGCGCAGCTCCCAGCTTATAAGGAAGGTGTGGAGCAGGTAGTTCGCGGAGCCAACTTCATTTCTGTTGAAGATCCATCTTTCATCGGTGATTATGTTCCAGACTTTAAAGCGCTCTATGCCCCAATGCTCTATCGCAGCTTCGATGAATACGTTGCCCTTACCGAGGGTGAACTTGTTGCCGATATGATGGCCAAGGCCGAGGAGCAGGGTATTAAGATTCTCGCCCTCGACTATGTATATGGTTTCAGAAACCTGATCACCCAGAAAGTCATCACCACTCCGGAAGATCTGAATGGCATGAAGATCAGAACTCCGGGTTCCAAGTCCTATATCGATACCCTTACCGCCATGGGCGCAGTTGCAACTCCTCTGCCATGGGGTGAGACCTTGTCCGCTGTTCAGCAGGGTGTTGTGGATGGACTTGAAGGTTCCGAGTTCACCAATATCGGTACCAAGGTATACGAAGGCCCAACCAAAAATGTTGCTAATACCCGTCATATTCTTGGCACCTGTGGTGTATATATTTCTACAGATGTATGGAACTCTATCCCTGCCAAGTATCAGGCTATCATTGCGGAAGAGTTCACCAAAGGCGCAACCGATATGGTAGAACTGCTGAAGTCCCAGCACGGTGGTGTGGTGAAGGAGCTTGAGTCATACGGCGTGAAGTTCAATGAAGTTGACGGCGATGCGTTCCGCAAGGCGCTGGCTCCGCTGTATAAAGAAGATCAGGGTATGACTCCTGGTGTTTTTGAAGCGATTTTCTCAGAGCTTGACAGCATGAGATAA
- a CDS encoding TRAP transporter small permease has translation MSNTPKKIYSNLDLILAGAFLCVTVLVVIVNVALRYLFHGGLYWAEEVATTSFIWSVFVGSAAAYRYKMHIGIDFVTRFGPRTYRAVIAVVIDMMMVIINGYIAYLSVLFIQANKLKRTPVLDIPAIYVNLALTVGFTLMTIYALTFCYQDLRKLFSPEDDQLPQKASSSK, from the coding sequence ATGTCGAATACACCTAAAAAGATTTACAGCAATTTAGACCTTATCCTCGCCGGTGCTTTTCTCTGTGTCACCGTACTGGTAGTCATTGTCAATGTAGCCCTGAGGTACCTTTTCCACGGTGGCTTGTATTGGGCTGAAGAGGTGGCCACAACCAGTTTTATCTGGTCTGTTTTTGTGGGCTCCGCTGCGGCTTATCGTTACAAAATGCATATTGGTATCGATTTCGTTACCCGCTTTGGTCCCCGGACGTATCGCGCTGTTATCGCAGTGGTAATCGATATGATGATGGTCATTATCAATGGCTATATCGCTTACCTGAGCGTTCTCTTTATCCAGGCGAACAAGTTGAAACGCACTCCGGTTCTCGATATCCCTGCAATTTACGTAAATCTGGCTTTGACTGTTGGTTTTACTTTGATGACGATTTATGCCCTGACCTTTTGCTATCAGGATCTGCGCAAGCTGTTCTCCCCCGAAGATGACCAGCTTCCCCAAAAAGCGAGTTCATCAAAGTGA
- a CDS encoding TRAP transporter large permease — MSTFPVIIVMLLYFTSIPIAFALLAAALAYFTFGDVGTPPDLILQRFLTSTASFPLLAIPFFIMAGEIMNYSGISASLMRMAEVLTGHLRGGLAQVNVLLSTLMGGISGSANADAAMQSKIIVPEMKKRGYSAPFSTAITAASSAIAPVIPPGINLIIYALIAQVSVAKMFIGGYTPGLLMCFGLMFTVHLIARKRNYQPTREKMASGAEIFKQFKQSIWGLLLPFGIIFGIRFGVFTPTEAGAMAVLFCIVIGAFVYKQLKWEHFPIILKNTVLATSSVMLIIIAASVFGQYMSWERIPHQLTQSILAISDSPWVILIVINVLLLILGMFLEGGALLIIVAPLLVPLAKVMGIDLIHFGLIMIVNIMIGGITPPFGSMMFTTCSITGVRIGQFIMEIWPFIITLLLVLLVVTYLPAVVMFLPNLL; from the coding sequence ATGTCAACATTCCCCGTCATCATAGTAATGCTGCTTTATTTCACCAGCATTCCCATAGCTTTCGCCCTTTTGGCCGCGGCTCTTGCCTACTTTACCTTTGGCGATGTGGGAACACCGCCGGATCTCATTCTGCAGAGGTTTCTTACCTCAACCGCTTCGTTCCCGTTGCTGGCTATTCCGTTTTTCATCATGGCGGGTGAGATTATGAATTATTCAGGGATAAGTGCTTCGCTGATGAGAATGGCTGAGGTGCTCACCGGCCATCTGCGAGGCGGTCTTGCCCAGGTGAATGTTCTGCTCTCAACTCTGATGGGCGGTATTTCCGGTTCGGCCAATGCGGATGCGGCCATGCAGTCGAAAATTATTGTGCCGGAGATGAAAAAGCGCGGTTACAGCGCTCCATTTTCAACAGCGATAACTGCCGCCTCATCTGCAATCGCACCAGTTATCCCGCCAGGCATAAACCTTATTATTTACGCTCTTATCGCCCAGGTTTCGGTGGCGAAGATGTTCATTGGCGGCTATACACCGGGGCTGCTCATGTGTTTCGGCCTGATGTTTACCGTTCATCTCATTGCCAGAAAGAGAAATTATCAGCCGACCCGGGAGAAGATGGCCTCTGGAGCTGAGATTTTCAAACAGTTCAAACAGTCGATTTGGGGATTGCTGCTGCCTTTCGGTATAATTTTCGGTATCCGCTTTGGTGTTTTTACCCCCACCGAAGCGGGCGCGATGGCGGTGCTGTTCTGTATCGTTATCGGTGCGTTTGTTTACAAACAGCTGAAATGGGAACATTTCCCCATAATATTAAAAAATACAGTTCTTGCTACCAGTTCGGTAATGCTGATTATTATTGCAGCTTCCGTTTTTGGCCAGTATATGAGCTGGGAGAGAATCCCGCACCAGCTGACCCAGAGCATCCTGGCCATTTCAGATTCTCCATGGGTTATACTCATTGTAATAAATGTCCTGCTCCTGATCCTTGGCATGTTCCTGGAAGGGGGGGCGCTGCTGATCATTGTTGCACCGCTTCTCGTGCCACTGGCCAAAGTTATGGGCATTGACCTGATTCACTTTGGCCTGATCATGATTGTAAACATCATGATTGGTGGGATAACACCACCTTTTGGTTCCATGATGTTTACGACCTGCTCCATCACAGGGGTACGGATCGGTCAGTTCATTATGGAAATATGGCCATTTATTATTACTCTGCTGTTGGTACTGCTGGTGGTGACCTACCTGCCTGCAGTAGTAATGTTTTTGCCAAACCTCTTGTAA
- a CDS encoding glycerophosphodiester phosphodiesterase, producing MLLIGHRGCYYPGYNQNTIRAFEKVAGEGVPAIEFDVQLSGDGHLVVVHNLDLKEVSTGKGAVSGTDSNTLKSLFAGDPTRGEDRIPFLSEVFDFFSAIKAEERPALHLELKGADTGTRSGEMLAEYVAAAKLQYSDLVVSSFNWQELEDIQKVCPELKIALLDGAIRRKQLMPKTGPEAEQYFERIFAYGAEEYMLPRFASLEENLQLLDSECPDPGLRQVLAEEIEACLAGEYYTDQLLDRACEMNAVSVNVWYRSLPAHFIERTHKRGLLLQVFTVNDPDDLLAVAKLGVDGIFTDYYKDAARLLADYIEQ from the coding sequence ATGCTGTTGATAGGCCATCGGGGGTGCTATTACCCCGGCTATAATCAGAATACCATTCGCGCTTTCGAGAAAGTTGCCGGAGAAGGTGTTCCCGCCATTGAATTTGATGTGCAGTTATCGGGTGACGGCCATCTGGTAGTGGTCCATAACCTAGATCTCAAGGAAGTTTCCACTGGTAAAGGTGCGGTCTCCGGCACCGATTCCAATACTTTGAAGAGCCTTTTCGCCGGGGACCCGACACGTGGTGAGGATCGCATCCCCTTTTTGTCGGAGGTGTTCGACTTTTTCTCGGCTATTAAGGCTGAAGAACGACCGGCTCTTCACCTCGAGCTCAAAGGGGCTGATACCGGTACCCGGTCTGGTGAAATGCTCGCTGAGTATGTTGCCGCGGCAAAACTGCAATATTCAGATCTGGTGGTGAGCTCGTTTAACTGGCAGGAACTTGAAGATATTCAAAAGGTTTGTCCGGAGTTGAAAATAGCATTGCTCGACGGTGCCATCCGGCGTAAGCAGTTGATGCCAAAGACAGGGCCGGAGGCGGAGCAATATTTTGAGCGTATTTTTGCCTATGGTGCCGAAGAGTATATGCTGCCGCGGTTTGCCAGCCTTGAGGAAAACCTGCAACTTCTCGATTCAGAGTGCCCTGACCCTGGTTTACGCCAGGTCCTGGCTGAAGAGATCGAGGCATGTCTGGCCGGTGAATACTATACAGATCAACTGCTCGACAGGGCCTGTGAGATGAATGCGGTGTCGGTTAATGTCTGGTATCGCTCGTTGCCGGCCCACTTTATCGAAAGAACTCACAAGCGGGGGCTTCTTCTGCAGGTCTTTACTGTAAATGATCCCGATGACCTGTTGGCTGTCGCCAAGCTGGGAGTCGACGGCATCTTTACTGATTATTACAAGGATGCTGCCCGCTTGCTTGCAGATTATATCGAGCAGTAA
- a CDS encoding YjiH family protein: protein MQNSEVADLAGKIDTTSPKVISFLLPSLLGVFLFMTPIPYNGSVTIPVAILAKLFTTGIGEWAKWLITALICSSALMSSYVLFAKPSWLGKSPLLTALFKLSPGWYAVRMAGAAMVLAIVSGFGPEVIRSEDTGGLILFDLLPTLLGVFLFAGMLLPLLLYFGLLELVGTLMSTIMRPLFTLPGRGAVDSLASWLGDGSVGIMLTTKQYEDCHYTQREGVVMATTFSTVSITFSLVVLAQVRLEHMFLQFYAAVCAAGFAAAVITPRIPPLSLFTDKYINGKKRQGNEDLIPKGHTVLSWGWHQALQQAQRASKPGLVLQQGLKNVADLWIGVLPVIMAVGTVALVIAETTPIFTWLGMPFIPLLELLGVPEAAKASATLMVGFADMFVPSILAASIETEMTRFVIAAVSVTQLIYLSEVGALILGSKLPVKLWQLFIIFLVRTLVTLPVIAMMAHLFF, encoded by the coding sequence ATGCAGAATTCCGAAGTAGCCGACCTGGCCGGCAAAATAGATACAACTTCGCCTAAGGTAATCAGCTTCTTGCTGCCATCTTTACTGGGAGTCTTTTTGTTTATGACTCCTATTCCATATAATGGCTCTGTAACCATTCCCGTTGCCATTCTGGCCAAACTCTTTACCACCGGCATTGGGGAGTGGGCAAAGTGGCTTATCACGGCTCTGATATGCAGCAGTGCGCTGATGAGCAGCTACGTGCTGTTTGCCAAGCCCAGTTGGTTGGGTAAAAGCCCCTTATTGACTGCATTGTTCAAACTTTCGCCCGGCTGGTATGCGGTCCGAATGGCAGGTGCCGCGATGGTGCTCGCCATCGTATCTGGCTTCGGTCCTGAAGTTATCAGGTCTGAAGACACCGGCGGGCTCATCCTCTTCGATCTGCTGCCTACCCTTCTCGGTGTGTTCCTTTTTGCCGGCATGTTGCTGCCGCTCTTGCTCTACTTCGGTCTGCTGGAACTGGTGGGCACCCTGATGAGCACAATCATGCGTCCGCTCTTTACCCTGCCTGGCCGTGGCGCAGTTGACTCCCTTGCCTCATGGCTCGGTGATGGCAGCGTAGGCATCATGCTGACCACCAAACAATATGAGGACTGCCACTACACCCAGAGAGAGGGTGTGGTCATGGCAACAACCTTCTCAACCGTCTCTATCACGTTTTCACTGGTGGTTCTGGCCCAGGTTCGCCTGGAGCATATGTTTCTGCAATTTTATGCTGCCGTCTGCGCTGCTGGTTTTGCCGCAGCCGTTATCACCCCGCGTATCCCACCACTATCGCTTTTTACCGACAAATACATTAACGGCAAGAAACGGCAAGGCAATGAAGACCTGATTCCGAAAGGACATACTGTACTGAGTTGGGGCTGGCACCAGGCCCTGCAACAGGCGCAACGTGCCAGTAAACCTGGTCTGGTACTGCAACAGGGACTGAAAAACGTGGCCGATCTATGGATCGGGGTGCTGCCGGTGATCATGGCGGTAGGTACTGTGGCTCTGGTCATTGCAGAAACGACGCCGATCTTTACCTGGCTGGGTATGCCGTTCATTCCGCTGCTGGAATTGCTGGGCGTGCCCGAAGCGGCCAAAGCCTCAGCGACTCTAATGGTTGGCTTTGCAGACATGTTCGTGCCTTCAATCCTGGCCGCATCCATTGAAACGGAAATGACCCGCTTCGTCATCGCTGCAGTGTCCGTGACCCAGCTTATCTACCTTTCAGAGGTGGGCGCGCTTATCCTCGGCAGCAAGCTGCCGGTGAAACTCTGGCAACTGTTCATCATTTTCCTGGTGCGCACCCTGGTGACCTTGCCGGTCATTGCGATGATGGCACACCTGTTCTTTTAA
- a CDS encoding ATP-binding protein, whose amino-acid sequence MNVQGQVVCLLLAAMLIFAGTANSAGNSSPKAQNGLLDLSGWDFQRDGNINLNGEWEWYWQQLLDPSDFSVVPPPQPTGLATLPGAWNGKEVDGQTLTGNGFSTYRLTTLVPRDGRIKAISIKNQSSAYVLYINGQIVARNGEVGTERDTVTPRYRLEQKPFHDNSGSLEIILQVANFNHRKGGIWNPIKLGNADTLRSELNLQWIFDLSLFGCLMVMGIYYISLYVLYQDDRSPLYLAIFTLFIAARILVTGNYYLTQIFPHIPWEPAYKFEFGTIIVGPAGLLLFVVSVFGKKKRDMPASILLGCMAIIGCITLITPARIASWLVVPCQLFILGIFVYILYVLVRALFQGDQKAAILLGGMLLLTVTVVIDILSANKLIYLSYLTHFGIFFLILSQSFVLSVRSSDSFRQVNMLSGELAKKNLALERLDMLKDEFLVNTTHELRTPLNGIVGMAESLLQQNGDPASSMAQTSLKTIIASGRRLNGLINDVLDFARLKNHDVTLNPTAVDLKSLTDSVIYGLQPLADRKALLLINEISEDIPAIHGDEDRLQQILYNLIGNGIKFTEKGVVRVHAVLQDSWVRVSVSDTGIGIPPSRLGTIFSPYEQGDAETIHKYGGTGLGLPIAAKLVTLHGGTLEVDSDVPRGSDFSFTVPASQQSSTVDHDRRAVPSLSPNHIPHWPKGRAVVPGESILVVDDDPVNLQVVGHHLQAKSIPFDLAADGVEALEKVQAGHIPAVILLDIMMPKLDGYAVCRQLREKYSAAELPIILLTARSGLDNLVRGFKAGANDYITKPFARDELLVRVQTQLDLQKAYKTLEENLLLKTEIKRRKRTELDLKVMQRRLARILDTVNDAVLAVNESLELVFVNSKGAAQLESDALALLGLHVGEVFTPESRRESMEVLEQILSDGEGDDRIREKRFTIMRQQSPPLACAIQFVRLEIDAEQLVVLIFTPQDQWNGGNYPADQMSVLKLIEGLNTTRQRMLCMEESLQHQSPDELQQVQNNFKLVRTALTEMESRLAGNSNDMIRKSLAIEAMNLSLEYWQQSTGLTKADLAEQSGIWKVYTNPDGFSRTQTLDKYLDATTLPNYPKWHNILATIEFVLVACDTPSPARDLLEERALQLRLAP is encoded by the coding sequence GTGAACGTCCAAGGTCAGGTAGTTTGCCTACTGCTGGCTGCTATGTTGATTTTCGCAGGAACAGCCAATTCCGCCGGTAACAGTTCTCCGAAAGCTCAGAACGGCCTGCTCGATCTTTCTGGCTGGGATTTTCAGCGTGACGGCAACATCAATCTCAACGGAGAGTGGGAATGGTACTGGCAGCAATTGCTTGACCCTTCTGATTTCAGCGTTGTCCCCCCTCCCCAGCCAACCGGGCTGGCAACCCTGCCCGGCGCCTGGAACGGAAAGGAAGTAGACGGCCAGACGCTTACAGGGAACGGCTTCTCAACTTACCGTTTAACTACACTTGTTCCGCGAGATGGGCGTATAAAGGCTATCAGTATCAAAAACCAGTCTTCCGCTTACGTTCTTTATATCAATGGACAGATCGTCGCCCGCAACGGTGAAGTGGGGACGGAACGTGACACAGTAACCCCCCGGTACCGGCTTGAGCAAAAACCTTTTCATGACAATAGCGGATCTCTCGAAATCATCCTGCAGGTGGCCAATTTCAATCACCGAAAAGGCGGGATTTGGAATCCCATCAAGCTTGGCAATGCTGACACCCTTCGTTCCGAACTAAACCTCCAGTGGATTTTCGATCTCAGCCTATTCGGCTGCCTCATGGTGATGGGGATCTATTATATTAGCCTGTATGTACTCTATCAGGATGATCGCTCCCCCCTGTACCTTGCCATTTTCACCCTCTTCATAGCTGCAAGGATTCTCGTTACCGGCAACTACTATCTAACCCAGATCTTTCCACACATACCGTGGGAACCGGCATACAAGTTTGAATTTGGTACGATCATTGTTGGCCCTGCAGGTCTGCTACTCTTTGTTGTCAGCGTGTTCGGTAAGAAGAAAAGAGACATGCCCGCATCAATCCTGCTAGGTTGCATGGCCATAATCGGTTGCATCACTCTCATAACACCCGCCCGGATCGCCAGCTGGCTCGTTGTTCCCTGTCAGCTGTTCATCCTGGGCATCTTCGTCTACATCCTCTATGTATTGGTCCGAGCCCTGTTTCAGGGTGACCAAAAAGCCGCTATTCTACTAGGCGGCATGCTGCTTTTAACGGTTACCGTCGTCATTGATATTCTCAGCGCCAATAAGCTCATCTACCTTAGCTACCTAACTCATTTCGGCATTTTCTTCCTCATTCTGTCCCAGTCGTTCGTTCTGTCTGTTCGTAGTTCAGATAGTTTTAGGCAGGTCAACATGCTATCCGGTGAACTAGCCAAAAAAAATCTCGCCTTGGAGCGACTGGACATGCTCAAGGATGAATTTCTTGTCAACACCACCCATGAGCTGCGCACACCACTGAACGGGATCGTGGGCATGGCTGAAAGCCTGCTTCAGCAAAATGGCGATCCTGCTTCATCAATGGCGCAGACCAGCCTGAAAACCATCATTGCCAGTGGAAGAAGACTGAACGGGTTAATCAATGATGTTCTCGATTTCGCTCGGCTGAAAAATCATGATGTAACGCTCAACCCCACGGCTGTCGATCTGAAAAGCCTCACGGACAGTGTTATTTACGGGCTGCAGCCACTGGCCGACAGGAAAGCGCTTCTGCTGATCAATGAGATTAGCGAGGACATACCAGCCATTCATGGAGATGAAGACCGTCTTCAGCAAATTCTCTACAACCTGATCGGCAATGGCATCAAGTTTACGGAAAAGGGGGTGGTGCGGGTTCATGCAGTTTTACAAGACAGTTGGGTGCGGGTATCGGTTTCCGATACCGGTATCGGCATTCCCCCGTCCCGCCTCGGGACGATCTTTTCCCCCTATGAGCAGGGAGACGCCGAGACGATTCACAAATATGGTGGCACCGGCCTCGGTCTGCCCATCGCGGCAAAACTCGTAACACTCCATGGCGGCACGTTAGAGGTTGATTCAGACGTACCCCGTGGCTCTGATTTCAGTTTCACCGTTCCAGCCAGCCAGCAATCATCTACCGTTGATCATGACCGGCGGGCGGTTCCATCGTTATCTCCCAACCACATACCCCACTGGCCGAAGGGGCGAGCTGTGGTTCCTGGTGAATCGATACTTGTCGTCGACGACGATCCAGTGAATCTACAGGTGGTTGGCCATCATCTCCAGGCAAAATCCATCCCCTTTGACCTTGCCGCCGATGGGGTTGAAGCCTTGGAAAAGGTTCAAGCTGGTCATATACCGGCCGTGATTCTGCTGGATATTATGATGCCGAAACTCGACGGTTATGCAGTCTGCCGGCAGCTACGGGAGAAATATTCCGCCGCCGAGCTACCAATCATCCTGCTTACCGCCCGCAGTGGTCTGGATAATCTGGTACGGGGGTTTAAGGCTGGCGCCAACGATTACATTACCAAACCTTTTGCCAGAGATGAACTGCTTGTCCGCGTGCAGACTCAGCTGGATCTACAAAAGGCCTATAAGACGTTGGAAGAGAACCTGCTGCTGAAAACGGAGATAAAGCGGCGAAAACGCACCGAGCTTGACCTGAAGGTCATGCAGCGGCGACTCGCTAGGATCCTTGATACGGTCAACGATGCGGTGCTTGCCGTTAATGAGAGTTTAGAACTGGTATTCGTCAATTCCAAAGGGGCCGCACAATTGGAAAGCGATGCGCTGGCGTTGCTCGGCCTCCACGTCGGGGAGGTGTTTACACCTGAAAGCAGGCGGGAATCCATGGAAGTTTTGGAGCAAATATTGAGTGATGGTGAAGGAGATGATCGAATCAGGGAAAAGCGATTCACCATTATGCGGCAGCAGAGCCCACCGCTTGCCTGTGCAATTCAGTTTGTCCGGCTGGAGATTGATGCCGAGCAATTGGTCGTACTCATCTTTACTCCTCAGGATCAATGGAACGGTGGCAACTATCCGGCTGACCAAATGTCGGTCCTGAAGCTGATTGAAGGGCTCAACACTACTCGACAACGTATGCTCTGCATGGAGGAATCTCTGCAACACCAATCGCCGGACGAACTGCAGCAGGTACAGAACAACTTTAAGCTCGTCCGGACTGCCCTGACGGAAATGGAATCGCGCCTGGCCGGGAATTCGAATGATATGATCAGAAAAAGCCTGGCCATCGAGGCCATGAATCTGTCCCTTGAATACTGGCAACAGTCAACTGGGTTGACCAAAGCCGACCTGGCGGAACAATCCGGCATCTGGAAAGTCTACACCAATCCGGATGGGTTTTCCCGCACCCAGACCCTGGATAAATACCTCGATGCGACTACCTTGCCCAACTATCCAAAATGGCATAATATCCTCGCCACTATTGAATTTGTTCTCGTTGCCTGCGACACCCCTTCGCCTGCAAGGGACTTGCTTGAGGAGCGGGCATTGCAGCTACGGTTGGCACCCTGA